The Myxocyprinus asiaticus isolate MX2 ecotype Aquarium Trade chromosome 6, UBuf_Myxa_2, whole genome shotgun sequence region TTTAGAGACAGGCCCCCAACATTTCACGTCCAAGCCTGGTATGATGAGGTGAGAGATTTCAGCTACCCCTATCCACAGGAGTGTAACCCTTACTGCCCATACAGATGCTCCGGACCTGTCTGCACACATTACACACAAGTAAAACCGCAGTCACCAACTCAACACCCTtccaaaaacatgaaaaatatgcACCCAGTATTATGTGttcttaaagaaataattcacccccCTATGTGACTTGctttcatctgtgaaacacaaaatgagttttgcctaacattttcttttgtgttccatggtagaaagaaagtcaacCAGTAATATAGGATTATGATTTGTTTGCAGCTTGTTTGGGCCACAAGCAGTAAGATTGGCTGTGCCATCAATGTGTGTTACAACATGAATGTTTGGGGGATGATCTGGGCCAAAGctgtgtacctggtctgcaattaCTCTCCTCCGTAAGGACACTCTGTTTTGTCTATTGCAATATACATAATTCTAAACATGCGTTATTCCTAGCTCTTTTAATGTTGCATCTTTTTCTCAGAGGTAACTGGTGGGGACATGCACCGTACAAGCATGGAACCCCATGCTCTGCCTGTCCCCCCAGCTATGGGGGCAGTTGCCGAAACAATCTCTGCTATAAAGGTagaaaatatattaaatgaatCAATCAATAGCAAACAGACATTTGTGAAGGCTCAAGTCTGGAtctcttaaaaaatgtaataataacatACTCTCTTCAGATGATGGCAGTCATTCGCATTATACCCCTGAGACAGAAGAAAGTAACTATATCGAGCCAGAGCCAATCCGAAGCCATGACCCTCCGACACCTTCTCCCACTGAGAAGATTGAGACGAATGAGGTCATCAGCACTTCCCAGATGTGTGAGATTACATGTTATTCAATTTCATGGGTTAACTTCAGAGAAGATGTTAAGATATCCTAAAGTACaatgctttcttttttttacccTAGGCATTACTTTGACTACTGTTCACTCTTATGTTCTTCGAGCTGAATGTGTGAGTTTAATCAAATGGTAACTAAACGTTACATAACACactgtttatattttgtttttgtttttgtttttttaagctcaGCAGGTAGAATGTAATACTAGATTACGTGATCAGTGCAAAGGAACAACCTGTAACAGGTAAATTGGTTGACTCTTATGTTGATAATTACAAAAGAATGTGGTTGGATCATGGTACTATGAATGATTTCATGACTGGTAAATCTTTGAACAGGTATGAATGCCCACCAGGTTGTTTGCACAACTATGGAAAAGTAATTGGATCAGGGCATTACGAAATGGTAAGTAAATACATatgttaaactttattttttgtaatcatAATGAGGCACTGCATCCCATATTGcttgacatcaaatcaaatttacaagttgatttttacatatttaaatactgTGCTATTATGGATAGATTGTGGGCAGTTCAGGGTCTCTCTCATTAATgttgctgtttttccagcaatCCAGTATCTGTGGAAGTGGCTTGCATGCTGGAATAATAAATGACGATGGAGGCTGGATGGATGTCACCAGGGTGGGCAGAAGGCAACGATTCTCAAAGTCCTTCAAGAATGGAGTTCAGACTCTAGCGTAAGTCACAGAGCCCACATGTTTCATGCTGCTAGAGACAATTTCAGCAATGCTCTCATTTTTTATTCTCATGTTATTCCTCAGGAAAAATCAAAGTGCCAATGCCTTCACTGTATCAAATGTCCCAGGTCAGTGCAAGTGTGTCAATCTGATGGTCCTTTATGAGATAAAGTTGCTGGAGATTTCAGAAAAGAAATGTAATAACAAATGTTATGTGACTTCCAGTGAAAGCTGTTAATTGTGAAACCACAGTGGCACAATTCTGTCCTTTCAAGAAACCAGTCAGGCACTGTCCACGGTAAATTTATTTTACACAGATATAATATTGACAGATTACACAAAATACcaggtggtaaaaaaaaaaacacaacagctAACAAGATTAATTTTTTCAGGTTGTATTGTCCGCGTAACTGCTTGTATGACAGCTCTGCTCGAGTAATTGGAACCCGCTATTATTCAGATGTAAGTCTTTGTGCATATTTTATTGAGATAATACTAATATTGAGTTGCCATTTACCAGACTGTATTGTTTAAGACTTATGTATTTTGTTCAAATTCCTTATTCATTTTATTcatacaaatttatttattttaaattctacACATTTATTTTGAACTCAAAATATGAACActatttaaagattactcaattaaattttatggaaatttgtcacaattaaaatgcgtaaatcttaaatagtttgaatatttttttaaaggtgcattgtTCTGTCACTGCCCTGTTACAACTATTATGAAGTTACATACTGCTTTATTAGGTCTACTGTATTGCTattcccataggaaagaaaaatcacaaaatatctttaatatctcaaGTGTTTTTCCGAGACAGCAATGATATtaaaagagagcaagagagaaaaaCTACATTTAGACTTTTGCTTAAATctgctgcttctcagatttttctcatgAGAAGCAGGCCACAGTAACATACCGTAACGTGTCTTCTCTAGAGTTGCAGAagtgatctcaacaatgtctcaaacttcaCTCAGATTTTGCTGAGTGaaattttgcattaaattattccAAGATAATTAGATCTACTGTATGTTATCCATATAAATTGTATAGCTCTTAAAGgcatagtccacccaaaaaatgaaaattctctcatcatttactcaccctcatgccatcccagtgtatgactttctttcttctgctgaacgcaaattaagatttttagaagaatatctcagctctgtttgtccatacaatgcaagttaatggtgaccagaactccaaaagctccaaaaagtagataaagtcagcataaaagtaatccatacactgcctggccaaaaataaatttgccgtttggatttaaataagcagatacttaagagccaatgattggatcattattgcagtgattaatatgtttcagctggcaaaaatGATTTTatccctaactgatgcagtgtgtagcttctcatttcttaaacaactatGTCGGAAGATGTGACCCATGGTCGTGGAAGAGATgatactgtgtttcagaagaggcAAATTATTCACCTGCTTCAAGCAAAGAAACAACtatgagattgctgaaatcactggaattgggttaagaaatgTCCAGCGCATTACTAAAACTTGGAAAGATAGtagtgaaccatcagcttcgcggaagaaattTGGTCGGAAAaaagtcttgaatgatcgtgaGCGGAGATCACTTAAACGCTTGAAGTCGCATCATataaaatcgacagtagaactcatggctatgtttaatagtgaaagtaagagcatttgcGCATGCACAATGCGAAGATAACTTGCAGGACATGCgaataaacagctgtgtggccacaagaaagccactttttagtgaggctaatctgaaaaaacaacttcaatttgctagggagcataaagattggactgtggagcaatggaaaaaggtcatgtgatctgataagtccagatttaccctattccaaagcgatgggcacgtcagggtaaaaAGGGAAGCGCaagaagcgatgcacccgtcatgcatagtgcccactgtacaagcctctggaggcagtgttatgatctggggttgcttcaactggtcaggtctaggctcagcaatgttgtgcggcaataaaatgaagtcagctgattacctgaatgtactgaatgaccaggttatcccatcaatagaTTTTTCCAtccctgacggcacaggcattttccagcatgacaatgctaaGATTCATCGAGcgcaaattgtgaaagagtggttcagggagcatgaggaatcattttcacacatgaattggccaccacagagtcctgaccttaaccccattgaaagtctttgagatgtgctggagaagactttacggagtggttcgactctcctgtcattaatacaagatctcggccaaaaatatATGCAACTccagacagaaataaatgttgtgacattgcataaggttgtcgaaacagtGCCACAACGAATGcgcgccataatcaaagctaaatgtggtccaacgaaatatgcaactttttttttaaggcaGTGTAGTTATGATTTATGTTActgtaaaagtaatccttaagtaacttcagtggtttaatcaatgtcttctgaagtggtccagttggttttgggtgagatcagaccaaaatgtaacttctttttcactgtacatcttgacagcagtctccttggcgatgatgatttcaagcttgattacactttctttagtgccatctagtgctctgtgcatgtgtcaagcactaggaagtgtaactgagcttgaaatcatgaccgtacctagagactgcaatgacaagacgtagagtgaaaaaggagttacattttggtctgttctcacacataATCAACTGGattgagatttagaagaatatctcagctctgtagctccatacaatgcatgtgaatgggtaccaaaattttgaaggtccaaaaaacatataaaggcagattaaaagtaatccataagactccagtggttaaatccatatcttaggAAGCGATATAAGTGAGGGtgtgaaatagatcaatatttaagtccttttttatgatcaatccccactttcactttcacattcttcttcttttgtttttggcaattcacatgcTTCGTTCAGATCGCCACCTAccaggcagggaggagaatttattgtaaaaaaattcctaaatattgatttgtttctcacccacatctatcatatcacttttgaagatatggatttaaccactggagtcttatggattactttcacgctgcctttatgtgctttttggagcttcaaaatttttgtacccattcacttgtattgtgaggacctacagagctgaaatattcttctaaaaatcttcatttgtgtttagcagaagaaagaaagtcatacacatctgggatggcatgaggttgagtaaatgatgagaacacttatattttgggtgaactatccctttaactcttgtAGTTGTCAATAATTGTCTCATTAAATTAAATAACCGATTACTCAATGAATCCtcttgagctatgaaagagcaatgtCTGAGCAATTACATTTTCTTCTGGGTTGCTCTATTACAACTATTAAAAGTCACTGTTCTGTGATGATTACAGAAGAAAAATTCGATTCTTTTTTCTTTATGTGTCCCATCGAGCAGAATTCCAGTATATGCAGGGCAGCTATCCACGCAGGGGTGATTCGTAGTGACTCAGGAGGTTATCTGGATGTAATGCCTGTGGACAAGAGGAGGCAATACAAGGGATCCTACCAAAATGGAATTACCTCAGAGAGGTACTGTGTTGAGTCAGCTTTTCAGAGTCACTGCTGCCATGTACTTTGTAGTTCGATAATCTTTCATTGTTGGCTTCAGCTTGGAAGTAACTCACTTGACTAATTAGCTAATATCCCTCTTTATGAGCTCAGTTGGATAACCTAATCATTATATTTAGAGGGTGGCTGAACCAAAGTCATAAAGACTTtgggtttttgtaaaataaaaccaGACCACCTACACGGTCTGGTTTTATTTTGCATGGCTACATAGTTTATTGAGGGTATCATGAGTATCTTAAGGGTGATTAATGAACATTCTGTATTTAAAGCATGTATCTTTCTGTCCTGCTGGATTTGGATTAATATTGGCAATTATTCTTCCATTTAGCCTACAGAATCCCACAGGAGGCAAAGCATTCAGAGTGTTTGCGGTCATTTGAAACCATCCTCCAAGGACGGATTCAAACAAATAGAGCTCTTGGTAATATAACGGGGAGTAATTACTGAGCGTTTGGTTTGCTGGTTTTGCTGAGCTGCATTTAAGGCCAGTGCTGTCACGAAAAATCTCcacagtgagaaaaaaaaaagacattgacTTTGACACAATCTGGTCCTGAGAAAACTAAGTCTCAGTGTTTTCTATTTGTGTTCTTGTACATGTAATGTATATACAAGTTGTAAATATGGTGAATTCACTATATTAGTTAGAAATCGTCTTGTATGTTtttatgaaaactgtattttgcttGTTGCATCCCAGTTATTTTATACACATAAATATTATTAACATTTCTTGCCATGACAAAAAAGGGGATTGTgcatgcaaacacaacagtgtTACTGTCCAAACTTGTAGAACATGTCATATATTACAGTTATAAAGCTTTATTTTTGTAAACattattactatatattatataatattttttaacacattcatATCTTGATACTGTAAAAACCTGGCAGGCCAGGAAATCATTTACAGCTTCAGAAGAATTTGAAAATTTTTCCATAAAAGGAGCCATATGGGAGAGTGGAGAGACATTGTTCTGTGATATTTATTATCATGCAATCTACAATAAAGATATGCTATCATTTAGACTAATGATCATTAATATTCTACTACTTTGCAGTGTGCTTTGACTTTATTGTTAATGTAATCTGAGGTTCTCAcatcttattttatttaaatgtattacaatGGTTCCCTCATAATAGCCAATTTTAAGGTATTATGTATTTGAATTACTGTGATTCTTAGCTATTCCACTAAAGACAGCTGTGTGGATGTTTCAAATCCAAGACTCTGCAAAGCACAGATGGTGCCTCTGCACCTTGAAGAATGAAAACCCAACGTGCCTCATGTTAAAACTCTCAGCTTATGCTGGCAGTGCGCCGGCACCACAGACAAAGagggacattgtgtgtatgttagtgtgtGTGAGCGTGATGATTTCAATCTCACTTCCTGGAGTGCATTTCCTCCATGTAAGGCACAGATGTGGTTTAATCGGGTAGTAACAGGCTCTCTGTCACTCACCTTGACCTCTCTCATTTCCTGTCTGGCCTCTCAGTCTCCTCTCAGATGCCTCTCTTTAGCCACTTGATCTCAAGATCATTACCTTCAGGCTAAGAGGCCTATGCAGTTTATCACAAAATCGCAAGTGTTTTTCTCCTTATTCATAGCTGTCATATTTCGATTTATAAGTTTTCACACTTCAAACTTTTAGACTTGTAAGATGAGTGTTTTTGAAGCACTTAAGaaccattattaaaaatgtcactgtcaCATTAGCCTTGTGAGATCACATAATGAAAACAAAGCTAGAAATGTTGACACATACTCTGTAGTATCTGAGGCCCATAGTACATTATATAACTCAATCTTGTCCATTTAAAAACtgattgcttaaaggaatagttcacccaaaaatgactttGAAACTTTGTACTGTTCTGGTGAGGTTTTTCCCTCcttgcaattacaatgaatggtgactggaactttcaagctttaaaaaggataCGAAAGCACCATaacagtatcataaaagtggcccATTTGacatgtgctatatttcaagacttctgaagtgctttgtgtgaggaacacataacaattatgttattattcactgaaaatctttacaTCCACCCTATCTCTGTAGCGATGTCCGATCTGTGAAcaaatatttctttttaattcaATCGTGAATCGTGAGCCTATCGTGTTCCAAATCTgtagttttctttcttctgtggaacaacaaaaggagatgtcaagcagaattttagcctcagtcaccatttacttccattgcatttaaaaaaaattttttttttacatacaataaaagtgaatggtgactgagactgactgAGTCAGttccttacattctgcctaacatctcctgttgtgtacAGTAGATTAAAGGAACTTCCGAGAAAAGACCGGTAGAGCTTTAATGGAACGAGAGGTGATCTGTATGATGGTCTCTAAAGAGAAGAGGTATGCATCAGAGCTCTGTCAAAATTCACAGACCAGTGTGGCAGAAGTAGGAGCTGGAAGGGGATAAGGGCATGATGTGCTCAGACATTGAGGCGGCACAACAGCCAAACTGATCCTGCACAAGTTGCATTGCAAACAGAAAACACAATGGTATTGTGTTCAAAGTTCTTTTATTTGTACATTAATTTGCATATTGACAACTCAATTCTCCTACAGGAGATATGTGGATATATTCTCTATATATCCTCTGTTGTGGATCTTTGAACTGTGGGCAGTGAGTGTGAAGCTGCACAAGTTTCACATGCTTATGTGTTCTTAGTAAAGTTCCAAATTCTGAAAACAGTGTGACCTTATATTTTATACTGGCACAAAGCTGCCTTGGCTGGCTGCTTATAAACAGTGATGAAGA contains the following coding sequences:
- the LOC127442255 gene encoding cysteine-rich secretory protein LCCL domain-containing 1-like, whose protein sequence is MKCGREDWYCGLVLLLIVQTVVSMVIPNATQLEALLEKYMDKDEAWWQSKPRGKRAISQSDMQLILDLHNKLRGQVYPPASNMEYMVWDTELESSAEHWAHTCLWEHGPSHLLTQIGQNLGAHWGRDRPPTFHVQAWYDEVRDFSYPYPQECNPYCPYRCSGPVCTHYTQLVWATSSKIGCAINVCYNMNVWGMIWAKAVYLVCNYSPPGNWWGHAPYKHGTPCSACPPSYGGSCRNNLCYKDDGSHSHYTPETEESNYIEPEPIRSHDPPTPSPTEKIETNEVISTSQMSQQVECNTRLRDQCKGTTCNRYECPPGCLHNYGKVIGSGHYEMQSSICGSGLHAGIINDDGGWMDVTRVGRRQRFSKSFKNGVQTLAKNQSANAFTVSNVPVKAVNCETTVAQFCPFKKPVRHCPRLYCPRNCLYDSSARVIGTRYYSDNSSICRAAIHAGVIRSDSGGYLDVMPVDKRRQYKGSYQNGITSESLQNPTGGKAFRVFAVI